The following coding sequences lie in one Alicyclobacillus curvatus genomic window:
- a CDS encoding dihydrofolate reductase → MTENRKLVFYGAISVDGYLAKEDDALDWLYETEGGDETGYADFYATVDTILMGRRTYEQIVSVLSPEHFPYAGKECYVFSRTLEGDNQFVKFVGHDRDIVQFTKSLKTQPGQHIWMVGGGDVLRPLIDAQMVDEFIIQIAPSILGRGLPLFLPSHADLRLKLLAVRQFQQFAELHYEQRRF, encoded by the coding sequence ATGACGGAAAATCGAAAGCTTGTCTTTTACGGTGCCATTAGTGTTGACGGGTATCTCGCAAAGGAAGACGATGCGCTGGACTGGCTATATGAAACCGAAGGCGGAGACGAGACTGGGTATGCTGATTTCTACGCAACAGTTGACACAATTCTGATGGGTCGAAGAACGTACGAACAAATCGTATCCGTTTTGTCTCCGGAACACTTTCCGTATGCAGGTAAGGAGTGTTATGTGTTTTCGAGGACGCTTGAAGGTGACAATCAATTTGTGAAATTCGTCGGCCACGACAGGGACATCGTTCAATTCACCAAATCGCTGAAGACACAGCCGGGACAACACATTTGGATGGTAGGTGGTGGCGACGTATTGCGCCCGTTGATTGACGCACAAATGGTGGATGAGTTCATCATTCAAATTGCTCCCTCCATCCTTGGCCGAGGTCTACCATTGTTTTTGCCAAGCCATGCGGACCTGAGACTGAAGCTACTGGCTGTCAGGCAGTTTCAGCAGTTTGCTGAATTGCACTATGAACAGAGGAGATTCTGA